The Spiroplasma apis B31 genomic sequence CTTATAAAATCGTCTTTAACTTGTGTTTGGTTTTTTAGATCTACACTTTGACTTAACTTAACATCTTTTAAAAAGCTAGAAAGCATCGAAACTTCAACATTATGATAATCAAAAACAAATGGTAAAGGTAAACCTACAACACTAGATTTGTTGTCTTTATTAATTACTATACCTATAAATTCTGTTGTTGGTTTTTTCAAAGGACTATAGCCAATTGCTTCTGGTTTAATTGATACATCTATAGTATATTTTTTATTATCTTCTGGGTCCATTACTAAATCAGTAACATCAAAGTTTGATTCTTTAGACTTTGATATATATAACTTTTCGCCTTTCCCTAAGGGTTTGTTTAATATAACTTCTATTTTACTGGTATCATCTTTTTTATTAAAAATGGCTTTTGAAGCATATGTTTCTCCAAAATGCTTAATTTCTATAGTAAATCCATGTCCGATATTATCATTTCCAAGTTTAAAAGTTAACTTTTCAGTAGTAAATGGCACGTCTTTTAAGTTTTTCAAACTAATAGTACCTTTAAAATAGCTACCTTTTTTTGTAAACTCAGAAATTTGAAGAACTGACTCAGTACCTTTATCAGAAGATACAACTATTTTATCTGTTTCATTTAAGGTTTTATTTATTTCAACTGTAATATCTACTTTTTGTTTTTTACTAGTAATGATTTTGCTATTAAGAGTTACTTCTCCAACCGGCATTATTTTTATGGGAGTAGCGTTTCCAACTAATTTGTCCCCTTTTTTAACTGTTAACATTTCTGTAGTTGTACCATCAACGTTTTTACTCAATTTGATGATACTTGTATAAAATTTCGGGTCTTTTTCATTTTTTACAAATTTACTTAGTTTTAAAAGAGATTTATCTCCTTTATCAGAAATAACTTCTAAAGATTCGTTACCAGCCAACACTGAAGATAATTCAACATTTAAAGTTACTTCATCAGAACTACTTGCAATTTTTGTAGAAGAAAGATTTACATCTCCTATTATATTAATTTTTATTGAAACTTCTGATCCAACTAGTTTATCACCAATCTTAACAGATAGTTTCTCAGTTACAATACCAAAATCTTTAACTTTAATTGTACCTGTATAAACTTTTTTATCGAAAAAATCCTTAGTAAGCTTTTTGGGTAGTTCTAATAAAGATTTATCACCTTTGTCAGAAAATAGAGATAGTTCTTGATTTGGTGCTAAAGTATCTTTTAAATTGACAGTTATCTTAACTTTTTGAGATTTACTTGTTATTTCATTAATATCAGTTTTAACAGTTCCTAAATTTTCGGTGGGTGTTTTTGGTTTTTCCTCAGACTTATTCTTTGTACCACCACATGCAATTACAGCTGAACCAGTAGATGAAATAAGTCCTATTGATGCTAATAATCCTATTAATTTTTTCATTATATTCTCCTTTAATAAGGACTAATTAAAATTAGTCCTTGTTCACATTAATGAAATTAATATTTTTATTATTTAATATAAATATTATGATCAATAAAATTATTATTAAAAAAATAACTAAATGACAAATTAATATAGTTTAAAAAAAACGGAAATTATTTAACTATAGTTAATTGATTATATTAAAGTCAAATTAGTTAATTATTAAAAAAATTTTAAACAAGATTTTATATAAAACACTTTTTATAAATTTTAAAAGTAATTTTTAGACCTATAAAAAAATTACTTTTTTCAACTATAAAACAATCATCTTACTTTAACATTACACCTCTCTTCATAATAATGTCTTTTAAAATCACATTATTGACATAAAGTATTTTATATTTATTAAAAGAAAAAAGTTACTCTTTTCAGTAACTTTTTTTAAAATATTTTCCATTTTATGAAAAAAAATATCCTCCGTGCTTACTTGTATGATTGTTATTAATATTCAAAACTAGAAAACAAAAAAAGACACACATGTGTCTTATCAAGTCCTATAAATGGTCCCCGGGGCCGGACTTGAACCGGCACGACCGTTTAAAATCGCTGGATTTTAAGTCCAGTGCGTCTACCACTTCCGCCACCCGGGGGTATTAATAAAAAATGGTGTCCCGTATAAGACTTGAACTTATGACCCACTGGTTAAAAGCCAGTTGCTCTACCGACTGAGCTAACGAGACGTATTGATAAAATGGCTGGGCTAGCAGGATTCGAACCGGCGCATGAAGGAGTCAAAGTCCTTTGCCTTACCGCTTGGCTATAGCCCAATAATAAAAAAATGGTGGGGAGAGACGGATTCGAACCGCCGAACCGAAAGGAGATGGTTTACAGCCACCCGCGTTTAGCCACTTCGCTATCTCCCCAAGATAATAAGTGGTGCTGACTAAAGGAGTCGAACCTTCGACCTATTGATTACTAGTCAATTGCTCTACCAACTGAGCTAAGTCAGCGTCTTCTGATAATTCTTAAAGATAAGAACCTTTTCAATTATACAAAATAATAAGTCATTATGTCAATAAATTTTAATTAATTTTTAAAAAAATGAGTAATCATCTTTTATTTACATTTGACTAAAAAAATGTAACTTGTAAGTAAAGAAAATAAAAAGTACTCTGGGCGGAGCACTTTTAAAAGATTTAATCCAAAACAAGTCTATTATTATAATTAAATTTATAAAAATGCTTATTTGATAGGGCTAAATAAACAACATGGGCTATATTTAAACCTGTTCCAGACATATTTAATTATATTTTATTTTGTTCAGAATATCAATAAAGAGTAATTATTTTGTAAATAATATTTATAAAAAATACTTACTTATAATAAATAATCTATTGATCAATAATTTAGACTCATTTCGCTAAGCAAAGATAGTGTTTTTGCCCTATATAAGGGTCATAAACAACCAAAAATAGACTTAAAAGATGTGATTCTAGGTTTTTTTGTTTGTGATTGCTTTGAAGCCCCATAAAGTGGTATCAAGTTGTTTTGATTTATAAAAGTTTTAAAAAATAATCTAAATTAATGAATAATTCACAAAATAAAATACTCATTAAACATATTAATGTTCAATGAGTATTCAGTTACATTTATTAGTCATTAATGATGACTAGTTTTTTAATAATCTTATTTCACTTATTTGTGCTTTAGAGTTGGTTGTTTTCAACTTTATATTAAATATGTTAGTAATTTTCCCATCTGATACCTTATAAATAAAATCATTCTCTGCATTTATTTCAATATCAACAGTTAGCTTTTTAAAATATTTGTAAACTTTTTCTTTAATAGTGCTTAAATTAGTAATTTCTTCATTTATATAGTTATCAAGGCAACCAATTAGAGGAGTTAATCAATCTTTATTTTCTGCACCCATTTTGATTACATTACTTAACACTGATGACTCTACAAAACTTCCATCATCATTTAGTCCTAAATGTTTAAATAAATGGTTAACATCGTTAAGAGCATTTTGTAAGGCATCATTTTCATACATGCTTTTAAATAAATTTGCTAAGGTATCGAAATCAACTGTAGATTTTTCAACTTTTTCTGTAGAATCTTTTAAATCTTTGAAAATATCTGACAATTTCTTATTAGAAATCATATCTAATGCATTATTTGTTACGTGATCAAATCCTAATGCTTTATCTGTTGGTTGTTTTTGAAACATCTCTACTATCTCACCAACAGTTTTGTCTAAATAACTTTTTAAACTTAAATTTAAGTGTTTATTATCATTATTTCATAAATACCCAACTCAATTTAAGGCAAACTTATTTCAGTCATTGTTTTCGTTTACTGCTTTTATAACATTTTTTAAGAAATCTGGTAGAGCTTCAACACCTAATAATGTATCAGCGGTGATTGTACCATCTTCAACATAACTAGTTAAACCATTATCATCCTTATTTTGCCCTAGACCCATATTTAAAAATGCTCTTATAATAAAATCAATTGAAATTTTGACTTTTAGTCCCGCAACAACAGAGAATTCTACAAAGTCTGCTTTATTAAGTTTTTCAACAAATTTAGAAACTAATTTGATTAAACCGCCTTTTTTGTTTCCTTTATATTTTACAGTTCCAAATATTGCATCAATGTAACTAATATTTAGTTTGTCGTCAGTTCCCAAAAGAAAGTTTACTATATTTTTTAAGATGAAGCCTTCATTATCAGTTGATAAAGCATTTAATATGTTGAAAATATTTTTTATATCTATTTTGTTAGAAACAATTTTTGTATCCCTCATGGCACCAACCTCGTTTAAGGTCATTGCTCTGGATGTAATATCTTCAAACTTGAATTGATCAAGCGGCAATAATAAAGTTCTTACAAATCTAATAACTTCAGGTATAGCTTTAATATTCTTAGTTATGTCAAAACTAATTGTTTTTTCACCACTCATTAGATAAGAAATATTATTAGCAAGGGAATCTATTGCTTTATCATAATTTGAGTTTATATCATCTTTTGTATCATACTTCAATGTATCAGAACCTTCATTCGAAAATAGATTGTTTACAGCGTTTGCTAATCCAATAACACTAGAATCAAGTGAATCTTGATATGTCATGTCTTTATAAATATCGCTGCTAAAAGCTTTCTCAAATAATTTTAGAGTATCATTATCAAGTACTTTTGCCAATGATTTTAAAGTATCTTCTGAAATTAAATTTGTAATAACTGAAGGGTCTTTTGCTAACATTAAAAGCAATTGACCTAAACTAGAAGGATTTGTGCATAAATTTAATATTGTTGGTAAAAGATCTGTAACTTTCTTCAATGACTCAATAGTTTCATTATCTAGAGCTTTGACATCACTTTGGTAAATATTATCTGACAAGTTTAACTCTTTTGCCATCAAGTTTTTATCAAAGTAAGTATTATAAACATCATTAAACTTACTATTTACATTTATATCATTTGAATTTCCTACTTCTGTAATATTTAATTCGCTCAATGTTTTATTTTGTACAAGTGAGGTTAATATCGAAGAAGTACTTATGTGCTTATTATTGTAATCGATGTTTTCATTTTGATTCATAAACAAAGCTTTTGCCGTTTGTGACATCAATTTTGATGTAATTACGCTTTTATCTTGTTCGTTATTTGAGTCTATTAATTGAGTATTTTTAGTACCACATGCAACAACTGTTGCACTCGTCGAAGCACCAATACTGATTGCTCCGATTAAACTTAATAATCTTTTCATATTTTTTTGTCTCTCCTTATATTTTTTTTATTTTAGTAAAAATGACTAACTGGAATATATAGTAAAAGTATTACTAAAAAGGTTTGTTAATCAAA encodes the following:
- a CDS encoding lipoprotein, with the protein product MKKLIGLLASIGLISSTGSAVIACGGTKNKSEEKPKTPTENLGTVKTDINEITSKSQKVKITVNLKDTLAPNQELSLFSDKGDKSLLELPKKLTKDFFDKKVYTGTIKVKDFGIVTEKLSVKIGDKLVGSEVSIKINIIGDVNLSSTKIASSSDEVTLNVELSSVLAGNESLEVISDKGDKSLLKLSKFVKNEKDPKFYTSIIKLSKNVDGTTTEMLTVKKGDKLVGNATPIKIMPVGEVTLNSKIITSKKQKVDITVEINKTLNETDKIVVSSDKGTESVLQISEFTKKGSYFKGTISLKNLKDVPFTTEKLTFKLGNDNIGHGFTIEIKHFGETYASKAIFNKKDDTSKIEVILNKPLGKGEKLYISKSKESNFDVTDLVMDPEDNKKYTIDVSIKPEAIGYSPLKKPTTEFIGIVINKDNKSSVVGLPLPFVFDYHNVEVSMLSSFLKDVKLSQSVDLKNQTQVKDDFISYVDKLVKSYSSLFPVLKKLDINKLVNEIVKIEYFNDKKELAKDNIDTVRSFTFEIIKGKEDSLKGLHLTGKAEAYVSK
- a CDS encoding MOLPALP family lipoprotein encodes the protein MKRLLSLIGAISIGASTSATVVACGTKNTQLIDSNNEQDKSVITSKLMSQTAKALFMNQNENIDYNNKHISTSSILTSLVQNKTLSELNITEVGNSNDINVNSKFNDVYNTYFDKNLMAKELNLSDNIYQSDVKALDNETIESLKKVTDLLPTILNLCTNPSSLGQLLLMLAKDPSVITNLISEDTLKSLAKVLDNDTLKLFEKAFSSDIYKDMTYQDSLDSSVIGLANAVNNLFSNEGSDTLKYDTKDDINSNYDKAIDSLANNISYLMSGEKTISFDITKNIKAIPEVIRFVRTLLLPLDQFKFEDITSRAMTLNEVGAMRDTKIVSNKIDIKNIFNILNALSTDNEGFILKNIVNFLLGTDDKLNISYIDAIFGTVKYKGNKKGGLIKLVSKFVEKLNKADFVEFSVVAGLKVKISIDFIIRAFLNMGLGQNKDDNGLTSYVEDGTITADTLLGVEALPDFLKNVIKAVNENNDWNKFALNWVGYLWNNDNKHLNLSLKSYLDKTVGEIVEMFQKQPTDKALGFDHVTNNALDMISNKKLSDIFKDLKDSTEKVEKSTVDFDTLANLFKSMYENDALQNALNDVNHLFKHLGLNDDGSFVESSVLSNVIKMGAENKDWLTPLIGCLDNYINEEITNLSTIKEKVYKYFKKLTVDIEINAENDFIYKVSDGKITNIFNIKLKTTNSKAQISEIRLLKN